From Leptodactylus fuscus isolate aLepFus1 chromosome 11, aLepFus1.hap2, whole genome shotgun sequence, one genomic window encodes:
- the NUMBL gene encoding numb-like protein: protein MNKLRQSLRRKKPTYVPEASRPHQWGADEEAVRRGKCSFPVRYLGHVEVEESRGMHVCEDAVKKLKLLGKKSVKAILWVSADGLRVVDDKTKDLIVDQTIEKVSFCAPDRNFDKAFSYICRDGTTRRWICHCFMALKDSGERLSHAVGCAFAACLERKQKREKECGVTASFDASRTSFAREGSFRVTSGSQQTEREDVMKQAQDKKKAEAAQTQIVPSIPAPVPVESSSPLQGQSGPAEKGEPSGQHAIPRRHAPLEQLVRQGSFRGFPALSQKNSPFKRQLSLRLNELPSTLQRKTNFQDKSQVPEMDPAGPPDPDGITDLCNQINNSFTHKPPEDPFINGNGTMTPPNVAPRQVAQNIPGWTDPAMTTPTPSNFQMGHRRTPSEAERWLEEVAKAAKAQQQQQQQQQQEPMPQPMVAVPMAVPTAVQAYPVSYDATPAPVGMFITPHMQPAYVPVGAYNPSMANSISYPAPSVPVVGITPSQMVANVFCSATQVPSSNLASKTNPFPQNILHSSAASVPNPASSQPLPSGPKSNGTANGTWPPDPSQLRLASTAQEVDQFEAQWAALESKSQQRMANPFSNELQKTFQIEL from the exons ATGAACAAGCTGCGGCAGAGCCTACGGAGGAAAAAGCCAACGTACGTCCCTGAGGCGAGTCGTCCCCACCAGTGGGGGGCAGATGAGGAGGCGGTGAGAAGGGGCAAATGCAGCTTTCCTGTCCGG TATCTTGGCCATGTGGAGGTGGAGGAGTCTCGTGGCATGCATGTGTGTGAAGATGCTGTGAAGAAGCTGAAGCTG ctcgGCAAGAAATCGGTAAAAGCCATTTTGTGGGTTTCCGCTGATGGACTCCGAGTGGTGGATGATAAGACAAAG GACCTCATTGTAGACCAAACCATCGAAAAGGTTTCATTCTGTGCACCAGATCGCAACTTTGACAAGGCCTTCTCTTATATATGTCGTGATGGGACGACCCGGCGCTGGATATGTCATTGCTTCATGGCCTTGAAGGATTCG GGGGAGCGCCTGAGCCACGCCGTGGGCTGTGCATTTGCTGCCTGCCTGGAGAGGAAGCAGAAGCGGGAAAAGGAGTGTGGGGTCACCGCGTCCTTTGATGCCAGCCGCACCAGCTTTGCCCGGGAGGGGTCTTTCCGCGTCACTTCAGGGTCCCAACAAACTGAGCGTGAAGATGTGATGAAACAGGCCCAGGACAAAAAGAAAG CTGAAGCGGCTCAGACCCAGATCGTTCCGTCCATCCCGGCACCAGTCCCGGTGGAGAGCTCATCGCCACTGCAAGGTCAGTCGGGTCCGGCAGAGAAGGGCGAGCCCAGTGGTCAGCACGCGATTCCCCGCAGACACGCTCCCCTGGAACAGCTGGTGAGGCAGGGGTCCTTCCGAGGGTTCCCCGCCCTGAGCCAGAAGAATTCACCCTTCAAGAGACAGTTGTCACTGAGGCTCAATGAGCTGCCATCCACCTTACAGCGCAAAACCAACTTCCAGGACAAGAGCCAAG TCCCAGAAATGGATCCTGCAGGACCTCCTGATCCAGATGGAATTACAGATCTCTGTAACCAGATCAATAACTCCTTCACCCACAAACCACCCGAGGACCCTTTTATCAATGGGAATGGAACGATGACCCCTCCTAATGTGGCCCCGCGGCAGGTGGCACAAA ACATCCCCGGGTGGACAGATCCAGCAATGACCACCCCAACACCTTCAAACTTCCAGATGGGTCATCGGCGAACCCCATCGGAGGCAGAGCGATGGCTGGAGGAGGTAGCAAAAGCAGCCAAAGCccaacagcagcagcaacaacaacagcAACAAGAGCCCATGCCGCAACCTATGGTGGCCGTTCCCATGGCGGTACCAACTGCTGTTCAGGCCTATCCTGTGTCATATGATGCCACCCCCGCTCCAGTTGGCATGTTTATAACTCCTCACATGCAGCCTGCCTATGTACCTGTCGGAGCATATAACCCATCTATGGCAAACAGCATATCATACCCTGCTCCGAGTGTGCCCGTGGTGGGTATTACCCCATCTCAAATGGTGGCCAATGTATTTTGCTCTGCCACCCAAGTACCATCATCCAACCTGGCAAGTAAAACCAACCCATTCCCACAGAACATACTGCACTCTTCAGCCGCAAGTGTCCCGAACCCTGCGTCATCGCAGCCTCTCCCATCAGGACCAAAGTCTAATGGCACTGCCAATGGTACGTGGCCCCCAGATCCAAGCCAGCTAAGACTGGCATCCACGGCCCAAGAGGTGGACCAGTTTGAAGCTCAGTGGGCAGCGCTTGAATCCAAGTCTCAGCAACGTATGGCCAATCCTTTCTCTAATGAACTGCAGAAAACGTTCCAGATAGAATTGTAG